A single Meles meles chromosome 20, mMelMel3.1 paternal haplotype, whole genome shotgun sequence DNA region contains:
- the LOC123932818 gene encoding putative methyl-CpG-binding domain protein 3-like 5 produces the protein MEGPASTCSSNQPTLSKLKRSMMLQTMEKKRQVRLAKAKKRHHERAALPTRLTNCVFKRPVTSIISHPGNEVRYNQWDRTLEKPQQISAYSRLQELQASSSEGEILSTLDFISTLQVIALGSADVGSLPSGPGPSMVPSWAGMVPGVGLHFPPPICRQPVTPGDIRRQTWKVKKSRERLAEALRADRLAREVEKARSQEGRSDN, from the exons ATGGAAGGACCTGCATCCACGTGTTCTTCCAACCAGCCCACTTTG agcaAGCTCAAAAGAAGCATGATGCTCCAGACCATGGAGAAGAAAAGACAAGTCCGTTTAGCCAAGGCCAAGAAAAGACATCATGAAAGAGCTGCACTTCCTACAAGACTGAccaattgtgtttttaaaaggccAGTCACAAGCATAATTTCCCATCCTGGCAATGAGGTCAGGTATAATCAATGGGACAGGACCTTGGAGAAGCCCCAGCAAATCTCTGCATACAGCAGACTGCAGGAACTCCAAGCCAGCAGCAGTGAAGGAGAAATTTTAAGTACTTTGGACTTCATAAGTACCTTACAAGTAATTGCACTAGGCAGTGCGGATGTAGGGTCTCTACCTAGTGGCCCTGGGCCCAGCATGGTACCATCTTGGGCAGGGATGGTCCCAGGAGTGGGTCTCCATTTCCCACCACCCATCTGCAGACAGCCAGTAACACCTGGAGATATCCGGAGACAGACTTGGAAAGTGAAAAAATCAAGAGAGAGACTGGCTGAGGCCTTGAGGGCAGACAGGCTTGCCAGGGAGGTGGAGAAAGCCAGAAGCCAAGAGGGACGTTCTGACAACTAG
- the LOC123932042 gene encoding olfactory receptor 2Z1 — protein sequence MGDVNQSVTSDFILVGLFSHSGSRWLLFSLVAAMFTMGLLGNTILLFLIRLDSRLHTPMYFLLSQLSLFDIGFPLVTIPKMASHFLQGEDSISFGSCAAQIFFLTLMGVAEGILLALMSYDRYVAVCHPLQYPVLMRRQVCLLMVGSSWLAGVLNASIQTSVTLHFPYCASRIVDHFFCEVPALLKLSCEDTSAYELALSTSGVLILVLPLSLIAVSYGHVLGAVIRMRSEEARNKAFTTCSSHITVVGLFYGAAVFMYMVPGAYHSPHQDNVVSLFYSLVTPTLNPLIYSLRNREVRMALAKVLSRAGLRPK from the coding sequence ATGGGGGATGTGAATCAATCGGTGACCTCTGACTTCATTCTGGTGGGCCTGTTCAGTCACTCAGGGTCACGTTGGCTGCTCTTCTCTTTGGTGGCTGCCATGTTTACCATGGGCCTCCTGGGCAACACCATTCTGCTCTTCCTGATCCGCCTGGACTCCAggctccacacacccatgtactttCTGCTCAGCCAGCTCTCTCTGTTTGATATTGGCTTCCCCCTGGTCACCATCCCGAAGATGGCATCCCACTTCCTGCAAGGAGAAGATTCCATCTCCTTCGGGAGTTGTGCAGCTCAAATATTCTTCCTGACCCTGATGGGCGTGGCTGAGGGCATCTTGTTGGCCCTCATGTCCTACGACCGCTATGTTGCTGTGTGTCACCCTCTGCAGTATCCTGTGCTCATGAGGCGCCAGGTGTGCCTGCTCATGGTGGGCTCCTCCTGGCTGGCAGGTGTGCTCAACGCCTCCATCCAGACCTCCGTCACTCTGCACTTCCCCTACTGTGCCTCCCGCATCGTGGACCACTTCTTCTGCGAGGTGCCAGCCCTGTTGAAGCTCTCCTGCGAAGACACCTCTGCCTACGAGTTGGCGCTGTCCACCTCGGGGGTGCTGATCCTTGtgcttcccctttccctcatCGCCGTCTCCTACGGCCACGTGTTGGGAGCCGTTATACGCATGCGCTCAGAGGAGGCCCGGAACAAGGCCTTCACCACCTGCTCCTCGCACATCACAGTAGTGGGACTCTTCTACGGCGCAGCTGTGTTCATGTACATGGTGCCGGGTGCCTACCACAGCCCACACCAGGACAACGTGGTCTCCCTATTCTACAGTCTTGTCACCCCCACACTCAACCCTCTTATCTACAGTCTGAGGAACCGGGAGGTGCGGATGGCTTTGGCCAAAGTGCTCAGCAGAGCTGGGCTCAGGCCAAAGTGA